A section of the Virgibacillus sp. NKC19-3 genome encodes:
- a CDS encoding YjcZ family sporulation protein, translated as MGYGMGCGCGGHGYEVAGAGYGGGCGAGGGFALIVVLFILLIIVGAAWC; from the coding sequence ATGGGATACGGAATGGGATGCGGCTGTGGCGGACACGGCTATGAAGTTGCTGGAGCAGGATATGGTGGCGGCTGTGGCGCTGGCGGTGGCTTTGCGTTAATCGTCGTATTATTTATCCTTCTCATTATCGTTGGAGCGGCTTGGTGCTAA
- a CDS encoding DMT family transporter, which translates to MFKLGSLLLTVSVIFSIIANIFAKLSRGFKNKGLSILSFLFFGLCIYFLTLSVQYIEVGIVYAVWSGAAIAATAIMGIVFFKETANKVKLLSILVILIGVIILQLSS; encoded by the coding sequence GTGTTCAAATTGGGTTCCCTGTTACTCACAGTAAGCGTTATTTTTTCCATCATTGCAAACATCTTTGCTAAGCTTTCACGAGGCTTTAAAAATAAAGGATTGAGTATTCTATCCTTTTTATTTTTTGGTTTATGTATTTATTTCTTAACGTTAAGTGTTCAGTACATTGAAGTTGGCATTGTTTATGCTGTTTGGTCCGGGGCAGCGATAGCCGCCACTGCCATTATGGGCATTGTCTTTTTTAAGGAGACTGCTAATAAGGTTAAGTTACTTTCTATACTCGTAATACTAATTGGCGTTATTATTCTTCAATTATCAAGTTAA
- a CDS encoding YjcZ family sporulation protein has protein sequence MSESTGAGYGGGFAFVVVLFILLIIVGASYGGYGY, from the coding sequence ATGAGTGAATCAACTGGAGCTGGATACGGTGGCGGATTCGCCTTTGTCGTAGTATTGTTCATCCTACTGATTATTGTAGGAGCATCCTACGGCGGCTATGGATACTAA
- a CDS encoding Bcr/CflA family efflux MFS transporter — protein MLHNPTGKTRVGLALLLGMLAFLGPLNIDMYLPSFPSIAADFAANATLVQLSLTACLIGLAIGQLVVGPISDAQGRRKPLLVATSLFALASIFCAFAPNITTLIASRFLQGFTASAGVVLSRAVVRDVFSGKALTKFFSLLMVINAVAPMIAPMLGGAILAFPSAGWQTIFYFLAIIGILIVIIVATTLKETLPPEKRIPSSIGSSVMTMGSLLKDRSFIGYALVVGFVHGGSFAYVSGTPFVYQDIYGVSPQVFSVLFGINGIAIIMGSFIIGRLSGIISEVKMLQAAVIIALTATSLLFIMTIIKGPLAMLVLLIFIYMTTMGMIITSTFTLGMAKQGHRAGSASAILGMLPMLLGAGFSPLAGINEASAIPMGAILFTTSLIGFIAFFTLVKTDENEG, from the coding sequence ATGCTTCACAACCCAACAGGAAAAACACGTGTGGGATTAGCTTTACTTCTCGGCATGCTTGCCTTTTTAGGACCGCTTAATATTGATATGTATTTGCCAAGTTTCCCTAGTATTGCTGCGGATTTTGCTGCAAATGCTACGCTGGTACAGTTAAGTCTCACGGCATGTTTAATCGGACTTGCGATCGGTCAGTTAGTTGTTGGACCGATCAGTGATGCACAAGGAAGGAGGAAGCCATTGTTAGTTGCTACTTCCTTGTTCGCATTGGCCTCCATTTTCTGTGCATTCGCACCTAATATAACAACATTGATTGCTTCCAGATTCTTACAAGGGTTCACTGCTTCTGCAGGAGTTGTCCTTTCTCGCGCTGTTGTCCGTGACGTATTCAGCGGCAAAGCGCTTACCAAATTCTTCTCGCTTTTAATGGTGATCAATGCTGTTGCACCTATGATTGCGCCTATGCTTGGTGGAGCAATTTTAGCTTTTCCATCTGCAGGTTGGCAAACGATTTTCTATTTTCTAGCTATCATTGGAATCTTGATTGTTATCATTGTTGCCACAACATTAAAGGAAACACTGCCGCCAGAAAAACGGATCCCCAGTTCCATTGGCTCTTCCGTGATGACAATGGGCAGTTTGTTGAAGGATCGTTCGTTTATCGGCTATGCCTTAGTTGTCGGATTTGTACACGGTGGTAGTTTCGCCTATGTCTCAGGTACTCCTTTTGTCTATCAGGATATCTACGGGGTGTCTCCACAAGTGTTTAGTGTTCTATTTGGGATTAATGGAATAGCCATTATTATGGGGAGTTTTATCATCGGGCGCCTTAGTGGTATTATCTCAGAAGTAAAAATGCTTCAGGCCGCCGTTATTATTGCACTAACTGCGACTTCCCTCCTGTTTATAATGACCATTATTAAAGGGCCATTAGCAATGCTTGTCCTATTAATTTTCATATACATGACAACCATGGGAATGATCATCACCAGTACCTTCACCCTAGGAATGGCCAAACAAGGGCACCGTGCAGGGAGTGCGAGCGCTATCCTAGGCATGCTTCCAATGCTACTCGGGGCCGGTTTTTCTCCGCTTGCTGGTATTAACGAAGCATCTGCTATTCCAATGGGAGCGATTCTTTTTACGACTTCTCTCATTGGGTTTATTGCTTTCTTTACATTGGTAAAAACGGACGAGAATGAAGGATAA
- a CDS encoding peptide chain release factor 3 codes for MSLHDEVAKRRTFAIISHPDAGKTTLTEKLLLFGNQIRSAGTVKGKKSGKFATSDWMEIEKQRGISVTSSVMNFPYHDYEVNILDTPGHDDFSEDTYRTLTAVDSVVMIIDATKGIEAQTKKLFKVCRMRGIPIFTFINKLDREGREPLELLEEIEAVLDIKTYPMSWPVGMGKRFLGIFDRDGKQFIQYNGNEEETYIPYADLDKPAHEELVSQAAYQETEEELSLVEEAGDTFSINAVMSGEQTPVFFGSALAPFGVQHFFDTFVSMAPPPTPRKSTEGVIQPDNPDFSGFIFKIQANMNPAHRDRVAFLRVCSGKFERGMNVKLARTDKPVKLAQTQQFVASSRDTVEEAYAGDIIGVYDPNAYRIGDTLIEGKASFEYDELPQFPPELFKKVTASNVMKSKQFNKGIEQLVQEGAIQLFKRHRSESNILGAVGELQYDVFKYRMKNEYNVEVTLESVGERIPRWLKEEQVDESLFDERNQLVRDREDNYVVLFRNEFALNWFKDNHPKIELIDLFESNMYEQTNE; via the coding sequence ATGAGTTTACATGATGAAGTTGCAAAACGAAGAACATTTGCCATTATATCGCACCCGGATGCGGGGAAAACAACACTAACAGAGAAGCTGCTTTTATTCGGAAATCAAATTCGTTCAGCTGGAACCGTAAAAGGAAAGAAATCCGGAAAATTCGCTACGTCCGACTGGATGGAAATTGAGAAACAACGCGGTATCTCGGTTACTTCAAGTGTGATGAACTTTCCATATCATGATTATGAAGTAAATATCCTGGATACGCCTGGCCATGATGATTTCAGTGAAGATACGTACCGGACGCTAACTGCAGTGGATAGCGTGGTCATGATCATTGATGCTACTAAGGGAATCGAAGCGCAAACGAAAAAATTATTCAAGGTATGCCGCATGCGTGGCATCCCCATTTTTACGTTTATCAATAAATTAGATCGCGAAGGAAGAGAGCCCCTTGAATTACTGGAGGAAATCGAAGCGGTGTTAGATATTAAGACTTATCCAATGAGTTGGCCGGTAGGTATGGGCAAACGATTCCTCGGTATTTTCGATCGTGATGGAAAGCAATTTATTCAATATAATGGAAATGAAGAAGAAACGTATATTCCTTATGCAGATTTGGATAAACCGGCACATGAGGAACTAGTCTCTCAGGCAGCGTATCAAGAAACTGAAGAGGAACTTTCTTTAGTAGAAGAAGCCGGGGATACATTTTCCATAAATGCGGTTATGTCTGGAGAGCAGACTCCTGTTTTCTTTGGTAGTGCATTAGCGCCTTTTGGTGTACAACATTTCTTTGATACGTTTGTATCCATGGCTCCACCACCGACGCCAAGAAAATCGACGGAAGGAGTCATTCAGCCCGATAACCCGGACTTCTCCGGATTTATTTTTAAGATTCAGGCCAATATGAATCCTGCTCACCGTGACAGGGTGGCATTTTTGCGGGTCTGCTCCGGCAAATTTGAACGCGGAATGAACGTGAAACTAGCAAGGACTGATAAGCCAGTCAAGCTAGCCCAAACACAGCAATTTGTTGCATCATCCAGAGACACGGTAGAAGAAGCGTATGCAGGAGATATTATAGGTGTCTATGATCCGAACGCCTACCGAATTGGAGATACATTAATTGAAGGTAAAGCATCTTTCGAATATGACGAGTTACCACAATTCCCGCCGGAACTCTTTAAAAAGGTGACAGCAAGTAATGTAATGAAATCCAAACAGTTTAATAAAGGAATTGAACAACTTGTACAAGAAGGGGCCATTCAATTATTTAAAAGACATCGTAGTGAATCCAATATTCTAGGAGCCGTAGGCGAGCTGCAATACGATGTATTCAAATATAGAATGAAAAATGAGTATAATGTTGAAGTAACGCTGGAATCCGTTGGTGAGCGAATCCCACGTTGGTTAAAAGAAGAACAGGTAGATGAGTCCCTCTTTGACGAACGAAATCAGCTTGTTCGAGATCGAGAGGATAATTATGTGGTTTTATTCAGAAATGAGTTCGCATTAAATTGGTTCAAAGATAACCACCCTAAAATAGAATTGATTGATCTGTTTGAATCCAATATGTATGAGCAGACGAATGAATAG